The Antarcticibacterium flavum genome contains the following window.
GCGATAAAAGCCGTTCTGTTAGGATCATATTCTATAGACGCAACAGTAGCCGGGATCCCATGCTTGTCACGTTTAAAATCTACAATTCTGTAACGTTTTTTGTGACCACCACCTTTATAGCGCATGGTCATCTTTCCTTGACTGTTTCTACCACCAGACTTTTTGATCGGAGCCAAAAGGCTTTTCTCCGGCTTATCAGTAGTAATGGCGTCAAATCCATTAACTACTCTAAAACGCTGCCCTGGGGTGATTGGTTTTAATTTTCTAACTGACATTTTTTAATCTTAAAGATTGCTGTATAAATCAATAGTATCACCTTCCGCCACCTGTACATATGCTTTCTTAAAAGCACTTGTTTTACCAGTGATCACACCTGTTTTTGTGAAACGGGTCTTACGATCTGGACGGACATTCACTGTGCGAACTTTTGTAACTGAAACACCATAAGCAGACTCTACAGCCCCCTTGATTTCAATCTTATTCGCCTTATTATTAACAACGAATGCATAGCGGTTGTTCAACTCGCTATCGGCCGTTGCTTTTTCTGTAATAATAGGTTTTATCAAGATACTCATAGCGCTTATTTACTTAAATTCGACTCAATTCCTTCTAATGACCCCTCCATAAACACAATATTATTCGCATTTAATATCTTGTAAGTACTTAATTCTGAGCTACTTACAACCTCGGAGCCCTTTAAATTGCGTGACGACAAATATACGTTTTTATTTGAGTCACCCAACACTATAAGAGATTTTTTATTCTCTATACCTAAGCCCTTTAGCACATCGATAAAGTTCTTGGTTTTTGGTGCATCAAATTGAAAATCCTCAACAACGATAATTGAGTTGTCATTTGCTTTAAGAGAAAGGGCAGATTTTCTTGCCAGTCTCTTTAAGTTTTTGTTCAATTTGAAACCATAGTTTCTTGGCCTTGGACCAAAAACACGTCCACCACCTTTGAAGATTGGAGACTTAATGCTACCTGCACGAGCTGTACCTGTACCTTTTTGTTTTTTGATCTTACGGGTAGAACCAGAGATCTCTGCACGTTCTTTTGCCTTATGCGTCCCCTGGCGTTGATTTGCAAGGTATTGCTTAACATCAAGATAAACCGCATGGTTATTAGGCTCTATTGCAAAAACAGCATCTGAAAGGTTTGCCTTTCTACCTGTTTCTTTTCCTTTTATATCTACAACTGCTATTTCCATTACTTCTGAATGATTACATATGAGTTCTTGTGACCAGGAACTGCTCCTTTAACTACAAGCAGGTTCTTATCTGCCACAACTTTCACAACTCTTAGGTTTTCTACTTTCACTGTTTCACCTCCCATACGTCCAGCCATTCGCATTCCTTTGAATACTCGTGCAGGATAAGAAGCGGCACCAATAGATCCCGGAGCTCTTAACCTGTTATGCTGCCCGTGAGTAGCCTGTCCTACACCACCAAAACCGTGTCTTTTTACAACACCCTGGAAGCCTTTTCCTTTACTAATTCCAGAAACATCAACGAATTCACCTTCAGTGAAAACATCTACTGTAATGGAATCTCCTAATTTGTGTTCTCCTTCAAATCCCTTGAATTCAACGACTTTGCGCATTGCTACGGCTCCGGCTTTTTTGGCGTGCCCTTCGGCAGCTTTATTAGCAGTCTTTTTGTCATCGAAACCAAGTTGAAGTGCTTCGTACCCGTCAACCTCATTGGTTCTGACTTGGGTAATTACGCATGGACCTGCCTGTATAACGGTACAGGGAATATTTTTCCCGTTCTCGTCAAAAATGCTGGTCATGCCTATTTTTTTACCTATTAACCCAGACATAATTATTTGTTATTAATTATTTTTTAATTCCCTGATTTTTCAAATTCCCACCCTTCAGGGTACAGGTAAGAACTTCTCTATAAAAATTCAGGATTGAAAATACTTTCAATCCTGAATGTATTTTTCACCGTTTTTCCCTCGCCAACTGCTCAGGACATGTAATTGAAAGTCTTGCTTTCTTGAGTTGATCGCCCCTTTTTCCTGTTCAGGATACAGGGACAGCATCATCACACTTTGATCTCTACCTCAACTCCACTAGGAAGCTCAAGTTTCATTAAAGCATCAATAGTCTTGGATGATGAACTGTAAATGTCCAGCAACCTTTTGTATGAGCTTAACTGAAACTGCTCTCTCGCCTTTTTGTTAACGTGTGGAGAACGAAGCACTGTAAAGATCTTCTTGTGAGTAGGAAGCGGGATTGGTCCCGTTACTACAGCTCCCGTAGTTTTTACGGTTTTTACGATCTTCTCTGCAGATTTATCTACAAGGTTGTGATCGTAAGATTTCAATTTTATTCTTATTTTTTGACTCATATCCCTATTATTAATCGTTTGATGTACCCTTAGCTGCTTTAATTACCTGCTCAGAAATATTAGAAGGAGTTTCAGCATAGTGAGAAAATTCCATTGTAGAAGTTGCTCTACCAGAAGATAATGTTCTTAATGTTGTAACATATCCAAACATTTCTGAAAGTGGAACTTCAGCCTTAATAACTTTAGCTCCAGAGCGGTCAGACATATTGTTTACCTGGCCTCTTCTTCTGTTCAAATCCCCTACGATATCTCCCATGTTCTCCTCAGGAGTTACCACTTCTACTTTCATGATTGGCTCAAGGATCACGGCACCGGCTTTTTTAGCTGCTACTTTGTAACCCATTTTTGCTGCAAGTTCAAACGAAAGTTGATCAGAATCCACAGGGTGGAAAGATCCATCCTTAAGAACCACTTTTAAAGTGTCCATTTTGAATCCTGCCAAAGGACCATTCTTCATGGCCTCTCTAAATCCTTTTTCTACAGATGGAATGAATTCCTTAGGAATACGTCCACCTTTTACTTCATCGACAAACTGTAGTCCAGGTCCTTTAAAGTCCTCATCTGCAGGTGCCATTTCAAAGATAATATCACCAAACTTACCACGACCACCAGATTGCTTTTTGTAAACCTCTCTGTGATCTGCACTCTTTGTAATAGTTTCTTTGTACTCTACCTGAGGCTGTCCTTCGTTAACCTCAACTTTGAATTCTCTTTTCATACGGTCAACAAGGATCTCCAGGTGCAATTCACCCATACCAGAGATAATAGTTTGACCTGAAGCCTCATCTGTCTTCACCTGGAATGTTGGATCCTCCTCAGCAAGTTTTGCCAAAGCCATACCCATTTTATCCACATCTGCCTTAGTCTTAGGTTCTACAGCGATACCAATAACCGGCGCAGGGAATGACATAGACTCAAGAGTAATAGGGTGCTTCTCATCTGTAAGCGTATCCCCTGTCTTGATATCTTTAAACCCTACAGCAGCTCCAATATCACCAGCTTCGATCCTGTCAATAGGCTCCTGTTTATTGGCGTGCATTTGGTAGATACGTGAAATACGTTCTTTTTTACCTGAACGGTTATTCAAGACGTAAGAACCGGCATCCAATGCACCAGAATATACCCTGAAGAAAGCTAAACGCCCCACGAAAGGATCTGTAGCAATTTTAAAGGCAAGAGCAGAGAATGGTGAGTCTACGTGTGGCTTACGTGATTCTTCTTCCTCAGTATCAGGATTAACACCAACAATAGCCTCAACATCTACAGGAGATGGCAAATAACGCATCACAGCGTCAAGCATAGCCTGCACACCTTTATTCTTGAATGAAGAACCACACATCATAGGTATGATAGACATATCGATAGTCGCAGCTCTAAGAGCAGCAATGATCTCGTCCTCTGTGATAGAATCTTCGTCCTCAAAGAATTTCTCCATAAGAGCTTCATCATATTCAGCAACCGCCTCAACAAGTTCTGCCCTGTATTTATTAACATCTGCCATCAATTCCTCAGGAATTTCAACAGTTTCATATGTCATACCATAATCATCCTCATTCCAAATAATTGCTTTTTTGGAAATAAGATCAACCACTCCTTTGAAATCAACTTCATCACCAATTGGCACCTGAAGAGGCACAGGGTTACCACCCAGCATCTCTCTTACCTGGTTGCAAACATTAAAAAAGTCTGCACCCTGACGGTCCATTTTATTAACGAATCCAAGACGTGGTACTCTATATTTATCTGCCTGTCTCCAAACAGTTTCAGATTGTGGCTCAACACCATCAACCGCACTAAATAGGGCAACCATTCCATCAAGCACCCTTAAAGAACGCTCAACTTCAACTGTAAAGTCAACGTGCCCGGGGGTATCAATGATATTTACGGTAAATTCCTGGTCGCGGTAGTTCCACTTACAATGTGTAGCTGCAGAAGTTATGGTAATTCCACGCTCCTGCTCTTGCTCCATCCAGTCCATGGTTGCAGCACCGTCGTGAACCTCACCTATTTTATGGCTTATCCCTGTATAAAAAAGGATTCGCTCTGTTGTCGTTGTCTTACCCGCATCAATATGCGCGGCAATACCTATATTTCTTGTGAATTTTAAATCTCTTTGTGCCATTTTTTCTTAGAATCTAAAGTGAGAGAATGCTTTATTCGCTTCAGCCATCTTATGAGTATCTACTCTCTTTTTCACAGCAGCACCTTCTTCTTTAGCCGCAGCAAGAACTTCACCGGCAAGTCTTTGTGCCATAGATTTCTCATTACGCTTTCTTGAATAAGAAATCAACCACTTCATAGCAGTTGAAACTTTACGGTCTGGCCTTATTTGCATTGGAATTTGGAATGTAGCTCCACCAACACGTCTACTTCTCACTTCAACGTGAGGCATCACATTAGAAAGCGCATCTTTCCAAATTTCAAGTGCCGTCTTCTCGTCGTCCTGTTTCTTCTCCTCTACAATTGCAATCGCATCATAGAATACTTTAAAAGAAACTGATTTCTTACCATCCCACATCATCATATTAACAAAACGCGTCACTAATTGATCATTAAACTTTGGATCTGGTAAAATAGGCCTCTTTTTTGCCTGTCTTTTTCTCATGTCTTCTCTTGGGTTTGTGTTACTGTTTCATCTAAGACCGGATTAACTCCTGCCCTCATCAACATCTAACTTGTTTTTACTTTTTAGGGCGTTTTGCTCCGTATTTTGATCTTCGTTGAGTTCTTCCTTCAACACCGGCGGTATCCAATGCACCACGCACAATGTGATATCTAACTCCCGGTAGATCTTTTACCCTTCCGCCTCTAACCAATACTATCGAGTGCTCTTGTAGATTGTGTCCTTCACCAGGGATGTATGCGTTCACCTCTTTACCATTAGTAAGTCTTACCCTTGCTACTTTACGCATAGCAGAGTTAGGCTTCTTAGGTGTAGTGGTGTAAACACGCGTACAAACTCCTCGTCTTTGAGGGCACGAATCCAAAGCAGCCGATTTACTCTTCTTGGTTATTTTGGCTCTTCCTTTTCGTACTAATTGTGAAATTGTTGGCATAATTTCTTTTACACTAATTATTGTTAAAAATTACCTCCCTATTTTTTAGGGTTGGCAAAGGTAGAAATTAAAACGAATTAATCAAATGATAATCCATTAATTTTCAATGGTTATTGCTGTTATATATAAAAGACACTATTTAGCATATCATGAATAAGTACCTTATTTGAAGGAAAATTTAGAATTGTTTAAGAAACGAGTGAAAAATTGAAATTTTTAACATTTGAAAACGTAGTTTCTGGCTCTGGTAGCCTACCAAATATATAATTTTAACACCTGTTTAACACTTAAGGGGTATTTTTAACGGTTTAAAACTTGGCTGTCCGGGTTTTTCTAGTGATTTTTGACATTGGCTAATTCAAACAAATTAAACAATGAAAACAAAATTTAGTAGGATTTTAACGCTGTTACTGGCGTTCATTGTGCAAATAGGCTTTGCACAAGAGTTCCGGACCATTACGGGTACCGTTACAGATGAGCAGGATTTACCTCTACCCGGGGTAAACATTATTATTGAAGGTACCAATACAGGGGTACAAACAGATTTTGACGGTAACTACACAATCCAGGCGCAGCAAGGAGACGTTCTTGTATTCTCCTTCGTAGGTATGGAAACCGCAAGATACACTGTGGGACAAAATGACACCATTAATGTTACAATGAGTGCAGATGCTGCCCAACTTGATGAAGTGGTGGTAACAGCTCTTGGTATTAGAAGGGAGAAAAAATCCCTTGGTTATGCCACACAGGAAGTAGATGGCTCTGAGGTTTCAGATGTACCAACTACCAACTTTATGAACTCTCTATCGGGTAAAGTTTCCGGTTTAAAAGTTCAGTCTACCGGTACTATGGGTGGTTCCTCTAACGTAATTATTCGTGGTAACTCTTCCCTTACAGGAAACAACCAGGCTTTATTCGTTATTGACGGGGTGCCAATTAGTAACAACACTCCAAACACCAGCAACCAACAAACCGGTCGTGGTGGATTTGACTACGGTAACCTGGCATCAGATATCAACCCTGAGGATATTGCATCCATGAACGTACTTAAAGGTGCGGCAGCAACAGCACTATATGGTGCACGTGCAGCCAACGGGGTAATTATCATTGAAACTAAAAAAGGTCAAAGAAAACAAGGTATAGGGATTTCTGTAAATTCCTCTTTCATGGCCACAAATATTGATAAGACGACCTTCCCTAAATTCCAAAAGGAATATGGTGCAGGGTATGGACCATTTTATCCTGTTGATGGATACTTTAGATCTTATGACATCGATGGTGACGGTACTTTTGAAACTACCACTCCTTTTACAGAAGATGTTTCTTATGGAGCACGATTTGATCCAAACCGTTTGATCTACCAGTGGGATGCAATTTATCCACAATTGGATACTTATATGCAGCCAAGACCATGGTTAGCTGCAGAAAATGACCCAACTACTTTCTTCGAGACAGGTTACACTGCAATAAACTCTGTAGCCCTTGACGGCGGAACAGACAGAAGTTCTTTTAGGTTAGGTTTCACCAATCTTTCACAGGAAGGTAATTTACCAAACAGCTCCATTGAGCGTAACAACCTTATTTTTAGCGCAACTCATGATTTGACCGACAGGATCACCTTAGGAACAAGTATGAATTATACGAAGACTGATGGTGTTGGACGATATGGTACAGGTTACCAGAGTGAGAACCCAATGCAGCAATTTAGACAATGGTGGCAGGTTAACGTAGATGTGCAGGAGCAAAGAAGGGCATATGAGCAAACAGGACAGAACATTACCTGGAACCCAAACAGCCCATCAAATCTCCAACCAATCTATATGGATAACCCATACTGGACACGTTATGAGAACTTCAACAGTGATACAAGACACAGGTATTTTGGTAATGCCAACATCAACTTTGAGATCAATGATGTATTCAGCCTTTTAGGTAGGTTCTCTTTTGATAGTTACTATACTTTACAGGAAGAGAGAAGGAATGTTGGTAGTGTTGGTGTTTCCGGTTATACACGAAGAAACATAGAAGGACACGAATTCAACACAGATATTATCCTAAATTTCAACAAGGATATTACAGATGGGATTAACCTTGATGGTAACTTAGGTTTCAACCTTAGGGAAAACAGATTGTCCCAAATATCGGCTTCTACAAACGGTGGTTTGGTGATACCAAGCTTCTATGCCTTAAGCAACACAGCCAGCCCTATGAACCCACCTTCAGAATTTGAGTCTACTCAATTGGTAGATGGTTTCTATGGTAGGGTGAGTTTAGGTTTCCTTGACACCTACTTCGTTGAAGGTACATTAAGGAGAGACCGTTCTTCTACACTTCCTATGGATAACAATACCTTCTGGTATCCTTCTATCTCTACGAGTGTTTTACTTACTAACTTAATTGATGCTGACTTCCTTAACTACGCAAAATTAAGAGCGAACTATGCAGAAGTTGGTGGAGATACCTCTCCCTATAATGTATTCAACACTTTCAATGTACAACCTGGATTTGCCGGTGGAGGAGTTGGAGGTAACTTTACACAAAGAAATAATATTGCATTGAAGCCGGAAACTGCCAAATCGTGGGAGATAGGTTTGGAGACAAACATGTTTAACAGAAGAGTTAACCTTGACGTTTCCTACTATAACACTCAAACGGTAGATCAAATTACACCGGTGCCAATTTCCTTCGCAACAGGATTCCAAACTGCATTATTAAATGCCGGAACCATGGAAAACGAAGGTGTTGAAGTTTCTCTTGGATTAATACCAATCCAAACAGAAGATTTCACCTGGAGCATTAATGCAAACTGGGCAAGAAACCGAAACAGAGTTGTGGAATTGATCGAAGGAATTGATAACCTTCAGTTAGCTTCTCTACAGGGAGGTGTTTCTATCAACGCTGCCCCAGGGCAACCTTATGGAGCCATTCGAGGGTCAGATTACATCTATGATGATGCAGGTAACAGGATGGTACACCAATCTGGTGCCAGTGCAGGTTACTATATGAGAACACCAAACAGTAACGTGATCATTGGTAACATCCAGCCAGACTGGGTGGGTGGTGTATCCAATAGATTTGCTTATAAAAATGTTTCCTTCAACTTCCTTATAGATGTTCAAAAAGGAGGAGATGTATTCTCTCTTGATACTAACTATGGTTATGCTACAGGAGCTTATGAAAGACACGTAGGAAATAATGACCTTGGTAATCCATTAAGAAACACACTTGCTAATGGTGGTGGTGTTATACTTGACGGTGTAACTCCAGATGGAGAGGTGAACACGGTAAGAGCAGACGCTTCTACTTATGCCAACCCTTGGGGTTACGCAAGAAGTGCTAACAAAGAGCACGTTTATGATGCTTCATTTGTGAAATTAAGAGAAGCAAATCTCACTTACGCCTTTACAGACGATTTGATTGCATCTACTCCATTTACAAATGCATCAATCTCTTTGATTGGAAGAAACCTGTGGATCATCCACAAGAATACTCCACACACAGATCCTGAAGCTGGTCTTAGTGCCGGTAATGTTGGTGGATACCAGTCTGGAGCATATCCTGCTGTTAGAGAAATTGGAGCAAGTTTGAAAATTAACTTCTAATAAAAAAAATCATGAAAAAAATCATATTAACCTTTTTTGTGCTCGCGACCTTGTTGTCCTGTCATACAGATCAGGATTACGAGAATCTGAACATAGATCCAAAGAGCCCAACAGTAGTTCCAGCAAACTTCCTGTTTACAGGAGCTACAGTGAGACTGGCACGCCAAATGGCTAGCCCTAACGTGAACCTTAACATTTCCAGATTCATTTCCCAGTATTTAACTGCGACTACTTACCTGGATGAGCCGAATTATAACCTGAACATCAGGAATATTCCTCAAAACCATTGGTCTGTACTTTATAGAAATGTAATATTTGACTTAAGGGATGCAAAACGATTCCTTGAGGATGACACAACTATTTCTGAAGCAACAAGAGCTACCAGAATGGCTCAAATCGAAGTGATCGAGGTGTACGCCTGGCAAATACTTGTAGACACTTTTGGTGATGTACCTTATTCTGAAGCTTTAAATCCAGAAGGAAATACACTTCCCGTTTATGATGATGCTGCAACTATCTATCAAGACCTTATCACCCGTCTTGGAAATGCAGCAGGTAACCTAGAAGGTGGCCAGGGATTCCCGGCAGACCCTGTATATGGTGGAAACATAAGCAACTGGTATAAGTTTGCAAATTCCTTACAACTTCGTCTTGCGATGAGGATTGCCGATTCTAATCCAGGGTTATCACAATCAACAGCCGAAGCGGCAGTAGCCAGAGGTGTTTTCGATTCAAACGAAGAAAGCGCAAGAGTAGCCTTTGATGAGAACCCTCCTTACACCAATCCTTTGTGGAATGACCTTGTACAGAGTGGACGTTCAGATTATGTTGCTGCAAATACTGTAGTGGATTACATGAATGACCTTAATGATCCAAGAAGAGACACTTATTTTGATGAGAACCTTGGAGAAGGAGTTTATAGAGGAGGAGTTTATGGAGCAAGTAATGATTTTGGATCCCATACACATGTTGGGGAGCGTTTCCTTGATCCAACTTTACCTGCAATCCTTCAGGATTACGTAGAGGTACAGTTCCATTTAGCTGAAGCCGCTCAAAGAGGATATTCTGTAGGTGGTACTGCTGAAGAGTTTTACAATGAAGCGATTACTGCATCAATATTGTTCTACGGTGGAACTGAAGCTGAAGCTGATGCTTACCTATCTCAGAGCGATGTACGTTACAGTGCA
Protein-coding sequences here:
- the rplW gene encoding 50S ribosomal protein L23 — translated: MSILIKPIITEKATADSELNNRYAFVVNNKANKIEIKGAVESAYGVSVTKVRTVNVRPDRKTRFTKTGVITGKTSAFKKAYVQVAEGDTIDLYSNL
- the rplD gene encoding 50S ribosomal protein L4; this encodes MEIAVVDIKGKETGRKANLSDAVFAIEPNNHAVYLDVKQYLANQRQGTHKAKERAEISGSTRKIKKQKGTGTARAGSIKSPIFKGGGRVFGPRPRNYGFKLNKNLKRLARKSALSLKANDNSIIVVEDFQFDAPKTKNFIDVLKGLGIENKKSLIVLGDSNKNVYLSSRNLKGSEVVSSSELSTYKILNANNIVFMEGSLEGIESNLSK
- the rplC gene encoding 50S ribosomal protein L3 produces the protein MSGLIGKKIGMTSIFDENGKNIPCTVIQAGPCVITQVRTNEVDGYEALQLGFDDKKTANKAAEGHAKKAGAVAMRKVVEFKGFEGEHKLGDSITVDVFTEGEFVDVSGISKGKGFQGVVKRHGFGGVGQATHGQHNRLRAPGSIGAASYPARVFKGMRMAGRMGGETVKVENLRVVKVVADKNLLVVKGAVPGHKNSYVIIQK
- the rpsJ gene encoding 30S ribosomal protein S10, which encodes MSQKIRIKLKSYDHNLVDKSAEKIVKTVKTTGAVVTGPIPLPTHKKIFTVLRSPHVNKKAREQFQLSSYKRLLDIYSSSSKTIDALMKLELPSGVEVEIKV
- the fusA gene encoding elongation factor G; the protein is MAQRDLKFTRNIGIAAHIDAGKTTTTERILFYTGISHKIGEVHDGAATMDWMEQEQERGITITSAATHCKWNYRDQEFTVNIIDTPGHVDFTVEVERSLRVLDGMVALFSAVDGVEPQSETVWRQADKYRVPRLGFVNKMDRQGADFFNVCNQVREMLGGNPVPLQVPIGDEVDFKGVVDLISKKAIIWNEDDYGMTYETVEIPEELMADVNKYRAELVEAVAEYDEALMEKFFEDEDSITEDEIIAALRAATIDMSIIPMMCGSSFKNKGVQAMLDAVMRYLPSPVDVEAIVGVNPDTEEEESRKPHVDSPFSALAFKIATDPFVGRLAFFRVYSGALDAGSYVLNNRSGKKERISRIYQMHANKQEPIDRIEAGDIGAAVGFKDIKTGDTLTDEKHPITLESMSFPAPVIGIAVEPKTKADVDKMGMALAKLAEEDPTFQVKTDEASGQTIISGMGELHLEILVDRMKREFKVEVNEGQPQVEYKETITKSADHREVYKKQSGGRGKFGDIIFEMAPADEDFKGPGLQFVDEVKGGRIPKEFIPSVEKGFREAMKNGPLAGFKMDTLKVVLKDGSFHPVDSDQLSFELAAKMGYKVAAKKAGAVILEPIMKVEVVTPEENMGDIVGDLNRRRGQVNNMSDRSGAKVIKAEVPLSEMFGYVTTLRTLSSGRATSTMEFSHYAETPSNISEQVIKAAKGTSND
- the rpsG gene encoding 30S ribosomal protein S7, encoding MRKRQAKKRPILPDPKFNDQLVTRFVNMMMWDGKKSVSFKVFYDAIAIVEEKKQDDEKTALEIWKDALSNVMPHVEVRSRRVGGATFQIPMQIRPDRKVSTAMKWLISYSRKRNEKSMAQRLAGEVLAAAKEEGAAVKKRVDTHKMAEANKAFSHFRF
- the rpsL gene encoding 30S ribosomal protein S12 is translated as MPTISQLVRKGRAKITKKSKSAALDSCPQRRGVCTRVYTTTPKKPNSAMRKVARVRLTNGKEVNAYIPGEGHNLQEHSIVLVRGGRVKDLPGVRYHIVRGALDTAGVEGRTQRRSKYGAKRPKK
- a CDS encoding SusC/RagA family TonB-linked outer membrane protein, which encodes MKTKFSRILTLLLAFIVQIGFAQEFRTITGTVTDEQDLPLPGVNIIIEGTNTGVQTDFDGNYTIQAQQGDVLVFSFVGMETARYTVGQNDTINVTMSADAAQLDEVVVTALGIRREKKSLGYATQEVDGSEVSDVPTTNFMNSLSGKVSGLKVQSTGTMGGSSNVIIRGNSSLTGNNQALFVIDGVPISNNTPNTSNQQTGRGGFDYGNLASDINPEDIASMNVLKGAAATALYGARAANGVIIIETKKGQRKQGIGISVNSSFMATNIDKTTFPKFQKEYGAGYGPFYPVDGYFRSYDIDGDGTFETTTPFTEDVSYGARFDPNRLIYQWDAIYPQLDTYMQPRPWLAAENDPTTFFETGYTAINSVALDGGTDRSSFRLGFTNLSQEGNLPNSSIERNNLIFSATHDLTDRITLGTSMNYTKTDGVGRYGTGYQSENPMQQFRQWWQVNVDVQEQRRAYEQTGQNITWNPNSPSNLQPIYMDNPYWTRYENFNSDTRHRYFGNANINFEINDVFSLLGRFSFDSYYTLQEERRNVGSVGVSGYTRRNIEGHEFNTDIILNFNKDITDGINLDGNLGFNLRENRLSQISASTNGGLVIPSFYALSNTASPMNPPSEFESTQLVDGFYGRVSLGFLDTYFVEGTLRRDRSSTLPMDNNTFWYPSISTSVLLTNLIDADFLNYAKLRANYAEVGGDTSPYNVFNTFNVQPGFAGGGVGGNFTQRNNIALKPETAKSWEIGLETNMFNRRVNLDVSYYNTQTVDQITPVPISFATGFQTALLNAGTMENEGVEVSLGLIPIQTEDFTWSINANWARNRNRVVELIEGIDNLQLASLQGGVSINAAPGQPYGAIRGSDYIYDDAGNRMVHQSGASAGYYMRTPNSNVIIGNIQPDWVGGVSNRFAYKNVSFNFLIDVQKGGDVFSLDTNYGYATGAYERHVGNNDLGNPLRNTLANGGGVILDGVTPDGEVNTVRADASTYANPWGYARSANKEHVYDASFVKLREANLTYAFTDDLIASTPFTNASISLIGRNLWIIHKNTPHTDPEAGLSAGNVGGYQSGAYPAVREIGASLKINF
- a CDS encoding SusD/RagB family nutrient-binding outer membrane lipoprotein is translated as MKKIILTFFVLATLLSCHTDQDYENLNIDPKSPTVVPANFLFTGATVRLARQMASPNVNLNISRFISQYLTATTYLDEPNYNLNIRNIPQNHWSVLYRNVIFDLRDAKRFLEDDTTISEATRATRMAQIEVIEVYAWQILVDTFGDVPYSEALNPEGNTLPVYDDAATIYQDLITRLGNAAGNLEGGQGFPADPVYGGNISNWYKFANSLQLRLAMRIADSNPGLSQSTAEAAVARGVFDSNEESARVAFDENPPYTNPLWNDLVQSGRSDYVAANTVVDYMNDLNDPRRDTYFDENLGEGVYRGGVYGASNDFGSHTHVGERFLDPTLPAILQDYVEVQFHLAEAAQRGYSVGGTAEEFYNEAITASILFYGGTEAEADAYLSQSDVRYSAANWRERIGTQFWLAMYDNPFEGWAVWRKFDAPQLNVASQSQLPVPLRYTYPINEQNLNEANYNAAASAIGGDEQQTALFWDVN